The stretch of DNA GAACAAAAAGAACTGGCTGAGAATGCCAAACAAGCCCAAACTCAGTTTTTCGCGGCAGCAAGCCATGATTTGCGCCAACCTCTGCACGCTTATGGATTGCTGGCGACTTCGCTTCGAAAACATGCTCCTTCCCCCCAGGGCCAACAGATTTTGGACACCATGTCGTCTTCAATGGATGCCATGCGTGGTCTGCTTGACACTGTGTTGGATATCTCCAGGTTGGACGCCGGGGCAATGGTGCCGCAAGTGACACGGTTTGATATCCAACCTTTAATGGAGCAGTTATTTTTAGAACAAGAGTCCGCAGCAGCCGAACGTGGTAATAGGTTGGTGTTGAGGACCGTATCGGCAGAAGTAACGACCGATCGGGCATTTTTAGAGCGAATTCTACGTAACCTTATAGCGAATTCCATACAATACACCAAAAATGGGACTGTGCTTCTGGCTAGCCGGCGAAGAATTGGTAGTGTTCGTATTGAGGTGAGGGACTCGGGTCGCGGAATTGCAAAAGATTATCACGATAAAATATTTCGCCCTTATGAACGGATAGCCGGTTCCGACAGCGATAATCCTACCGGTATGGGATTGGGGCTGGCGATTGTACAGCGCCTGGTTAAACTATTGGATGTCAAGTTGGGTTTCCGGTCCCAGGCCTCTATGGGCTCCATTTTCTATATTGATTTTCCCTTGGCCGGGGGTAACGAACCTTTGGTTGTGGATCAGGAAAACGATAATTTCATGGATCTCGGCGGCAAGAAGGTTATGGTCATTGATGACAACAAGACGGTTTTGTTTGCACTGCAATATTTACTTCAAGGATGGGGCGCCACAGTCGTCAGCTTTGACAGTGGGGCGAAGGCGGTTGAGTATCTTGAGTCCGCAGAATATACATCACCGGATTTGATGTTAGTTGATTACCAATTGCCCGGGGAAAACGGCTTGGAGATTTTAGGTAGAGTGCATCAAATTTGCCAAAGAAAAATCCCAGCCGTAATGATGACTGGAGATACCGCAGTATCGAAGATAATTGCTTTTTCCCGCTATGATGTCAATGTGTTATACAAGCCGGTAGCACCGGAGACTTTAAAACGCGAAATCGTTAATGTATTGGGTGACAGCTCGTTCTAATTTCGCACAACACAAGATAGAGGCTTGTGGTTTTAGGCCTGTTCCTGCAGCTCCCTGTATGTCAAGGAAAATGCCTCAATAGCCCGGTCCAGGTCCTCCCGGGTATGGGCTGCGGAAATCTGGGTTCGTATCCGTGCCTTGCCCTGAGGCACCACCGGGTAGAAAAAGCCAATGGCATAAACTCCTCGCTCCAGCAGCTTCTGCGACATCGTTTGCGCCAGCTTCGCATCTCCCAGCATCACCGGCACGATCGGATGTTCCCCCTTGGGAATATCAAATCCCGCCATGCGCATGCCCTGGCGAAAATAGCGCGTATTATCCGCCAGTCGATCCCGCAATTCCGTGGAGGAGGACAGCATCTCCAGTACCTTTAGGGAAGCGGCGCAGATGGACGGCGCTACGGTATTGGAAAACAGATAAGGCCGGGAGCGCTGGCGCAGCAGGTCAACAATTTCATTGCGTGCGGCGGTATAACCACCGGAACCGCCACCGAGGGCCTTGCCGAAGGTGCCGCTAATGATATCCACCCGATCCATCACCCCGTAATGTTCATGTACACCGCGACCGGTTTTACCCATGAAACCCACTGCGTGACAGTCGTCGTGGTGTACCATGGCATCATACTTGTCTGCGAGATCACAGATGTGGTCCAGTTGAGCAACGGTGCCGTCCATGGAAAAAACACCATCGGTTGTGATGAGTATGCGTCGGGCACCGCTTTGCTTGGCCTGACGCAGCTTGTCTTCAAGGTCGGCCATGTCGTTATTACGATAGCGAAACCTTTCCGCTTTGCATAGGCGCACACCGTCTATAATGGAGGCGTGATTCAGCTCATCGGAAATGACCGCGTCTTCCTTGCCGAGAATGGTCTCGAACAGTCCGGCATTGGCATCGAAACAGGCGGCATAGAGTATGGTGGCTTCCATACCGAGAAATTCGCTCATCTTCTGTTCCAGAGTCTTGTGGATGGACTGGGTGCCGCAGATAAATCGCACCGATGCCAGCCCGAAACCCCATTGTTCATAACTGTCGCGGGCGGCCTGAATCACCTGTGGGTGGTTGGCTAACCCCAGGTAGTTATTGGCGCACATGTTAATCACTTCGCTGCCGTCGGCGAGCGTGATGTCGTTCTGTTGCTGCGAGGCAATAATACGCTCAGTTTTCCATAGCCCGGCAGCGCGGATTTGATCAAGTTCTTCGACAAGACCGGCTTTCACACTTTTATAGCTCATTATTCCTCCCAGTTGAGAATGACCTTGCCGGACTGACCGGAGCGCATGACGTCAAAGCCCTGCTGGAAATCCTTATAGTTAAACCGGTGGGTGATGATTTTTTCCAAGGGCAGGCCGGTTTGAACCATCATCAGTCCCTTATACCAGGTCTCGAAAATCTCACGGCCGTAAATGCCTTTAATGAACAGACCTTTGAATACTACCTTGGTCCAGTCAATGCCGGTACCATCAGGCATGATGCCCAGCATGGCAATATGACCGCCGTTGATCATTTTGTCCAGGGCGTCGCGAAAGGCCGTTGACGATCCGGACATCTCCAGACATACATCAAAACCCTCGAAGATACCCAGGCTGTGCATGAACTCATCGCTGATGGTATCCCGGTTGACATTGATGGGAATGACTCTGGGTACGATGTCTTTTGCCAGCTTGAGCCGGTAGTCGTTAAGATCGGTAATGACAATATTGCGGGCGCCACAGTGGTGCGCCACCATGGCGGACATAATGCCAATGGGACCCGCACCGGTGATCAGCACATCCTCACCTACCATATTGAACGAAAGCGCAGTGTGCACAGCGTTGCCATAGGGGTCAAAACAAGCCAGCACTTCCGTGGAAACGGGGCGACTGGGTCGAAATACGTTGCGCGAGGGAATGGACAGATACTCGGCGAAACAGCCGGTGCGGTTAACGCCAATACCGACAGTGTGGGGGCACAGGTGGCGTCGCCCTGCCAGGCAGTTGCGACAACGTTCGCAGACGATATGGCCTTCACCGGAAACAATATCACCCACGTTGAGACCGGTGACATTAGAGCCCAGTTCGGTAATGACTCCGGCAAACTCGTGACCAATGGTCATGGGAACCCGTATGGTCTTTTGCGCCCAAGCGTCCCAATTGTAAATGTGGATATCGGTGCCGCAGATGGCGGTTTTCCGGACTTTGATCAGAACATCATTATTGCCTACATCGGGGAGAGGGACGTCTTCCAGCCACAACCCCTCGCGGGCATGTCTTTTTACCAGTGCTTTCATGGGGCCTGCCTCCGGAACATACTGACTACTATATGCAAAATTCCCGGTTTTAAAAAGAGCAGAGCAGGTGCAGGAAAAATACCTTTATTATTCAAAAATATATGGTGAGATAAAGCAAAAAAAAGCCGGGGTAGCTTTGCTACCCCGGCTGATGGTTACGCTTACACGCCTCCGGCGGGGTCGTTGGCGTACATCATGTTTTCCACCCAACGGACCTTGCTGTTTTCACGGGCACCGTCAATAACCCGCATGCGCGTGTTGATCGCTGAGTTGTAATCCGTGACGCCGTCCAAGTCTACCAAACGCACCCCGTAGTCGATGTTCCTGCGTAAGTTCCAGTTGAACAGGTTGGTATAATCGAACCAGTTAGCAGCCAACGGTGGCAGCTCCATCAACGGCAACTGTGTATAGGAGGTCGGTGCCGTAATGGTCCACGAGTCTTTCTCCCAAGTGGTTGCGATCAGGCCGTTGTATTCATAATCGGAAATCACGAATTCAACATAATCCGCATTGACGGCCCCGGTGCCCTGGTAGGAAAGGACGCTGCTTCCCTCGTTATAGCTTACTGAACTGATAGCCCCAGGAAACCTATCTATGGCGATATCGGCCCCGGGAAAGGCATCGTAGCCATAGCGGGTATACTCGGTTACCATATTATCACCGGTATTCACCAGCTGATCGCTTACTTCCACAATGTAACGGTCGGCGAGAGTGCTAAGATCCTGCCCCATCACCAGCGCGCCGGACGTTCCGTAGCCATTGATGAAATGATGAAGGTCCGGGGTGTAAAACTCCAATTCCACCTTCAAACTTGCAGGTGTGGAAAGCAGGCTGCTGATATTGGTGTAGTTGACCAGCGCACTGAAATCTGCGTTGATTGTGGGCGCGGCGGCAGTAAGGTCCACGGTCATAGTCAGGAATTCATCCGGCGTATAAAAGCCGTTTTCATTGCTGGTGGTGTGAAAGACAACCAGGGTCTGGTCAAGGTTGTTGGTGTCCAGGCAGAAATTGCGAGTCTTGCTGAAAGTCTGGCCGGTGCCGGGTGTGAATGTATTCAAGGAGTCGCCAAATTGGTTGCCAAAGGTTACGGAAACATTCTTACCCACTTCCACATCAGTCACATTAACGTTGGTCAGGTTGATCGTAATGTTCTTGTTGGAGCAGGGCATGCGGCTATCATCCAGGTAGAAGGTATAATCCCCTGAGTCAATGTCCAGCAGGGTACGTACCACATTCTGGCCGCTTTGTTTGACATAGGCTAAGGTGACGCTGACTTGGTTGCCGGGTTGAAGCCCGAAATCTGCAACACCATCTGCACCGGTGGTGACGGTGGACTTTATGGTCCTGTTATCAGTGTTGTAGATCGACACAGCCACATCAGCCACCGCATCCGGTCGGTATAGTGACTGGAGCACGGTAAAACGAACGTTGCTCTCGCCGACATTAGGAGCCGTCGTGTCACCACCACAGCCTCCAAGGCTGAACATGGCCATGAACAGAAGCAGGGTTTTGGAAATCTGAAAATTACATTTATACATATATTTCTACTCGTTTTTAAAACAGTCCGGAACGCGATGATTTCGGGCTCATACCTCATTCCGATAAAGCTCGGATGCATTAACTAAAAATTGTTCCAAATTTACCAGGAAACATGATGTATAAAAAGTAGACAAAGTTCGGTTTGTCGGGGGCTGACTGCCGCTGATCTATTTTTATTGCTTAATGCCCAATATTCTCCAACCGGCACCAGACCACCGTGGCCGAATAGCTGTATTCCTACTTCTCTTGAATTAGCGCGGTGTTATGGGTTCCACAATGAAAAAAACTTCAGGTTACCTTTATAACTAAAAACAACTAAGATCCAGGGTTAGATATTGGTACATTATATAGAGTGGAATAACGGTAATTTTCACGCTTGTGAATGCAAACTATTACCCGGATAATCGTTCACGGGTTTAAAGTAAGTAATCCTAGAGTAGCTATAAGTCGCAGACGTGGTGAACAAATACTGTTGTTACCCGTCGCTGAGAAGGATGTTGTATCAAAAAATAGTCTGGCTGTGGATTGGTGGTTTGTTGTTGGTTCTATCCTCACGTGCTTAACGCATTTCCACACGGTGGTAGTTGTACACCTCAGAACCAGGGTTTCAATTTGTCTGTTTATGGCAACTGGTATAACAATCCGTTCTTAGTACGTTCCCGGAAGGGAGCGAGTAGTGGCGTTCTGGTTGATGCAAATAAAACCCAATTTAAATATTTTTAGATTAACCTGGCTTGGTTAAAGCCAGGTTAGGATTTACTGGAACTCCCCTGAGGATGTGCCGGATTTTTATAATTGAATAGTACCCTGGCGAATAAATATCCTATGGTTGTCGGCGATCGTTGGGAATTTTAAAGCTGCGATTTCAAAGATTCAAAAGAAGGTCATAAGAAGCAATGAAAAGACAAAAGCCTGTTCCACTTGCTACTAAACTCCTGGTGTGGAGTTTTTCCTTACTAGCTTTAGTTTCCTGTTCCGAAGACCAATCCTTACCCGAGC from Gammaproteobacteria bacterium encodes:
- the tdh gene encoding L-threonine 3-dehydrogenase, with translation MKALVKRHAREGLWLEDVPLPDVGNNDVLIKVRKTAICGTDIHIYNWDAWAQKTIRVPMTIGHEFAGVITELGSNVTGLNVGDIVSGEGHIVCERCRNCLAGRRHLCPHTVGIGVNRTGCFAEYLSIPSRNVFRPSRPVSTEVLACFDPYGNAVHTALSFNMVGEDVLITGAGPIGIMSAMVAHHCGARNIVITDLNDYRLKLAKDIVPRVIPINVNRDTISDEFMHSLGIFEGFDVCLEMSGSSTAFRDALDKMINGGHIAMLGIMPDGTGIDWTKVVFKGLFIKGIYGREIFETWYKGLMMVQTGLPLEKIITHRFNYKDFQQGFDVMRSGQSGKVILNWEE
- a CDS encoding hybrid sensor histidine kinase/response regulator translates to MAIDKNIKDQVFRAQISQLFVQFKGLPLVGVIAGSMLTFLMWDVVEHTKALIWFSLNLIYYGVCIPAVVFIEKHYNSGRVHSTASLVICAAGGVIWGSTAYFLDSPGAVFHEMALLTFAVGVASIGAIIYVSYRPAFYAQVIPELVPFIIKFAIAEQPQYLEVSACVAFYLIILLWFNRFLYDAFIEALYLRFQLAEQKELAENAKQAQTQFFAAASHDLRQPLHAYGLLATSLRKHAPSPQGQQILDTMSSSMDAMRGLLDTVLDISRLDAGAMVPQVTRFDIQPLMEQLFLEQESAAAERGNRLVLRTVSAEVTTDRAFLERILRNLIANSIQYTKNGTVLLASRRRIGSVRIEVRDSGRGIAKDYHDKIFRPYERIAGSDSDNPTGMGLGLAIVQRLVKLLDVKLGFRSQASMGSIFYIDFPLAGGNEPLVVDQENDNFMDLGGKKVMVIDDNKTVLFALQYLLQGWGATVVSFDSGAKAVEYLESAEYTSPDLMLVDYQLPGENGLEILGRVHQICQRKIPAVMMTGDTAVSKIIAFSRYDVNVLYKPVAPETLKREIVNVLGDSSF
- the kbl gene encoding glycine C-acetyltransferase yields the protein MSYKSVKAGLVEELDQIRAAGLWKTERIIASQQQNDITLADGSEVINMCANNYLGLANHPQVIQAARDSYEQWGFGLASVRFICGTQSIHKTLEQKMSEFLGMEATILYAACFDANAGLFETILGKEDAVISDELNHASIIDGVRLCKAERFRYRNNDMADLEDKLRQAKQSGARRILITTDGVFSMDGTVAQLDHICDLADKYDAMVHHDDCHAVGFMGKTGRGVHEHYGVMDRVDIISGTFGKALGGGSGGYTAARNEIVDLLRQRSRPYLFSNTVAPSICAASLKVLEMLSSSTELRDRLADNTRYFRQGMRMAGFDIPKGEHPIVPVMLGDAKLAQTMSQKLLERGVYAIGFFYPVVPQGKARIRTQISAAHTREDLDRAIEAFSLTYRELQEQA